GAGATAATTGCAGGAGGAGCTTCGTTCGCTCCAAGTCTGTGGTCATTGCTTGCAGAAGCAATACTTGCTCTCAGAAGATCCGCATACTCATGAACCGCCTTTATTGCGTTAACGAAGAATGTTAAGAACTGTAAGTTTTTCTTTGGATTTTTTCCTGGACTTAATAAGTTTTCTCCAGTGTCTGTAGCTAAAGACCAGTTGTTGTGTTTTCCGCTTCCGTTTACTCCTGCGAAAGGTTTTTCATGGAATAGAATGTGGAAGTGGTGCTTGTGGGCTACCCTTGCCATGATGTCCATCAATAAAGAGTTGTGGTCTACAGCGACGTTTACCTCTTCAAACATTGGCGCTAGTTCAAATTGGTTTGGAGCTACTTCATTATGTCTTGTTGTTGCAGGAATACCAAGTTTCATACATTCAATTTCCAGCTCCTTCATGAAGTTCATTACCCTCGTAGGAATAGAACCGAAATAGTGGTCATCCAGCTGCTGTCCTTTTGCAGGAGAATGCCCTAATAACGTTTTACCTGTTAAAACAAGGTCCGGACGTGATTGGTATAGTGCCGAATCTACAAGGAAATATTCCTGCTCCCAACCCAAAGTAGGAGTTACTTTCGTTACATTTTTGTCAAAATACTGCATTACATTCGTTGCAGCTTCATCCACAGCGTTCAAAGCTCTTAAAAGTGGCGCTTTATAATCTAAAGTTTCTCCTGTGTAAGAAATAAAGATAGAAGGAATACATAATGTAGTTCCCATGATAAATGCCGGAGATGTAGGATCCCAGGCTGTATAACCTCTTGCTTCAAAAGTATTTCTGATCCCTCCGTTTGGGAAAGAAGATGCATCAGGCTCCTGCTGAATCAGCATGCTTCCACTGAATCTTTCGATTGCTCTGCCTCCTTCAATAGGGGTAAAGAAAGAATCGTGCTTTTCCGCTGTAGTACCTGTCAAAGGCTGAAACCAGTGCGTGTAGTGAGTTGCTCCTTTGCTCATTGCCCAGTCTTTCATCGCTACTGCTACCTGATCTGCAATATGCCTCTGGATTTTAGTGCCTTTTTTAATGGCATCCATAATAGAACCGAATGCTTCTTTTGTTAAATACTCTCTCATCGTTTCTTCAGAGAAAACATTTTTACAGAAGAGTTCTGATAATTTTGCAGGGATTTCAACAGAATTATCTTTTCTGAAATCCTTAAACGGAAGTGTTTCTAATGCTTTGAATCTTAAGGTTGACATATTTGGGTGATTTTTTACAGGGCAAATTTACAAAAAAAATGAATCAAAAATAATTTAACCCTAAAAAAATAAGGGGTGTTGTTTAATTTTAACTAAAATTTAAACAATGGTTTTGTTTTTTAACAGGGGGTGTTAACATTTAGAATATAACGTTTCAGATTTTAGAATGGACAACGTTTACTAAGGGGAGCTTTAGTCTCAACCTTTAAAAATTTATGCCAGTATAAATATAACATTAAAATATAAATATTCATTTCCTGTTAAAATAGATAAGAAGACCAGTATATTATCAAAATAAAGCGGCTTATCTATGGGTTTTAAACAACTTATTAAAAGATAGTTAAAATAAGTTGAGAGGAGATTTTGTATATTTGTGTGAAATTTATTTTATGACAAATTCTAGAGCAAGAGAAACCACCGAGGCTATCGAAAGACTATACATCTCTATGAGACACTTATTTTATAGAGGATTTTTCAAGCCAGGAGGGGTTTCAGGAGAAAGTATAAGAAGTTTGTTGAAAACCATCAATCCGGAAATTTATGGGACCATGAATATTCCGAACAAATTGGAGCTTGACGGCTTGATGTATGTTTTGGACAGACTTCCGGAAGGGATTGAGGAGTGTGCTTTTATTCATCTTACATCTGATGAAGGTTTTGATAAAGGAAGTTTCGAACCCATTGTTCCTAAGAAAAGAAGAAGAAACTGTTATAGAATTGATGAACACCAGATGAATATTGAGGTTCTTTTGGGCCGTTCCGAAATTTATGACATTCTTACCCACCTTACATTCCTATTTATAGAAGCTGATAAAATTCGTAACCAGGCTTTCATTCGGGATGAAAACTGGAAGCCGACACGCGCCTTTAAAATTATTGAAGAGGTCGTGAAGGGTGAAAAGAAATACAGCAGAAAAGAAAAAGAGGTTGCTCTTATTCATCTTTCATCTTTAATAGGAAGAACTTTTGAAGAAACTTTAAGAGCTTATAACACTTTTGGAGATGATGACAATCCGGACCGATTATTTAAAATCATCTATAACTTAGGAAAAGTAAGTCTTGAAGATGCTAAAGAAACCACAGAAAGAGAAATTCATTTCAGTGCAATATTAAAGGAAAGAGTAGGACACCATTACTTTGGAGAAAAGTGGGCGGATAAGGTAAAGGAGGTTTTATTTGAAAACAATCTTCATATGCGTCCGCTGCATATTATCTCTGCCAATATGCACTCTGTTAAGAATATGCTTTATGCGAATGAGGCGCTTAAAAAGAAGCAGCATCATGAAGTAGACTACAAGTTGTATGAAGAGATTTCAAATAAAAAGGAACTTCGTGATAAAGTATCAAAATATGCTTTAGATGGAGGAATGATTCATATTGCTGATAAGAGTGGAAGTAATATTGATGTTCAGATCATTGATTTGAGCAAAACAGATTTGAAAAATACTCCTTTCAGCGATATTAAGTTTTCCGGAGATGATGTGGTAATGGTATTCGATTATGCATTCGGAGAGCAGGCTTTTGAAGTAATGGATGAATTACTAAAACCTTTTGAGCATAAGGGAGAAGTATATATGATGCATGTGAAATCTGTTTCCATTATGGGGAAAGCAGGAATTCTTACAGGAGAGAAAGGGGATATTATGATTCCTACCTCTCATATTTTTGAAGGAACAGCAGATAACTATCCTTTTGAAAATGCATTGAAACTTGATGATTTTAAAGATGATGAATTAAAAGCTTTTGAAGGCCCGATGATCACAGTTTTAGGAACTTCGCTTCAAAACAGAGATATTCTTTCTTATTTTATGAATACTTCATGGAGGGCTATTGGTCTTGAAATGGAAGGGGCACATTATCAGAAGGCTATTCAGGTTGCTTCTAAAATCAGACATCACATTTCACCGGATCTCTTTGTATGCTATGCGTATTATGCTTCTGATAATCCTTTGGAAACAGGAAGTACATTATCTTCAGGAGGGTTAGGTCTTACGGGAGTAAAACCAACTTATCTGATCACTTTAAGAATCCTTGAAAAGATCTTAAGAAGCGGAAAGAAAGAAGCTTCTTCTAAAAAATAATTGTAATCTTAAATGATAATACCAGCCTCAAATGTGTTTTGCATTTGAGGCTTTTTTCTAGTCGCAAATACTATTTTTCACAGGTTAGCAAAGCAAGCCGGTACTTTATGATAAATCACAATCTGCAAGAATTTAAAATAAGGTAATTGTCAGATTATATTAGTCTTTTAACAAATTGAATTACCATTCATCTAAAACCATATTAAACAGAATAAAACCTCCGGATAACTCCTGTTTTGAGGGTGTTATTTAAAATACCTACCTTTAAAAAAAAATAAATTTTAAATGAGAAAATCGGCTGCAATCATTTTTGCGTTTATCATTTCACAATTTCAAGCTCAGCAAGGAGCTTATTATCAGCAGGCTGCAAAGTACAAGATGGATATTGATGTCAATGCTGAAAAATTTACCTATCAGGGAAAACAGACCTTGGAATATACCAACAATTCACCGGATGAGCTGAATGTGGTTTATTTTCATCTGTACTGGAATGCTTTTAAGCCTGGTTCTATGATGGATCAGAGAGTAGCTTCCCAGGGTAAAAACGGTGACTCAAGGTTGCAGAAAGATGGAATTTCAAGGCTGGCCTCTATTCCGAAAGATCAGGAAGGTGTTCAAAATATTCACTGGATCAAGCAAAATGGTAAAGACCTGAAATTTGAAGTTCAGGAAACCATTATGAAGGTCTATCTGGCAGAGCCGATCAAGCCTAATACTACAACAGTCTTTACAATGGATTGGGATTCGGTGATTCCTCAACAGATCAGAAGAAGCGGAAGAAACAACAGAGAAGGCGTAGATATGACCATGACGCAATGGTATCCAAAGATTGCAGAGTACGATTATGACGGCTGGGCAACATTTGATTATATGGGAAGAGAGTTCCATGCACCGTTCTCAGATTTTGATGTTACAATTAAAATTAATAAAGACTACGTTATCGGGGCAGGAGGTATTCTGGAGAACCCTGCAGATGTGAAGGGGTATGATGCAAATGCTAAAATAAAAGCAGAAAAAGATAAAAAAGTAAGCTGGAGGTGGACTGCTAAGAATATTCTAGACTTCGCATGGAGTGCAGACAGAGATTATTCAGTAGAGAGCTTTAACGTTCCGGAAGGTCCAAAAGTTTATTTAGTTTATCAGAAAAATGATAAAACGAAAGCATGGGGTGAAGCACAGCCTTACCTTACAAAATATTTCCAGATCATGAATTCCCATTTCGGAAAATATGTATATCCAAGCTATGCATTCATCCAGGGAGGCGATGGTGGAATGGAGTACGGGATGTGTACGATGATTCTGGGTGAAGCTAAAAGTATTAAAGACCTGATGGGCTTAATGGCTCACGAAGGATCTCACTCTTGGTATCAGCAGATGCTGGCTACCAATGAGTCTGTAAGACCATGGATGGACGAAGGATTTACAAGTTATGCAGAAGGCTATACTATGTATCAGCTGTTCCCTGAACAATTGCCTAATCCTTTTGTGGAAAGACTGGATGCGTACAGAAAATTTGTTAAAAAAGGGATTGAAGAACCTGCAGTATGGCTGGGAGATCATCATGACAACGGAACGGCGTATACCTATGCTTCTTATGTGAAAGGCGAGCTTTATCTGGTAGAACTAGCTTACATTATGGGAGAGCAAAATCTTGCTGAAACTTTAAAGCAATATTATGATCAGTGGAGCATGAAGCATCCTTCAGACAGGGATTTCCTTCATATTGCACAAAAAGTTTCCGGAATGGATCTGAAGTGGTTTCACAATTATTGGATCAATACAACGAAAACCATTGATTATGGAATTAAGGATGTAAAGTATGAAGCAAAATCTACTACCATTACCTTAGTTAATAACGGTCAGGTTCCTATGCCGATAGACTTTAGTGTGATGACAAAAGATAAGAAGGTGGTTACTTATCAGATTCCGTTGAATATGACACACACCTGGAAAGAAAAAGATGCGTATGGTGAGTTCAAAACAATGCCTTACTGGCCATGGACTCAGAAACAGTATACCATTACGGTTCCTTACACAAAATCGCAATTATCTGTGCTGGGAATAGACTTTAGCCAGAGACTTGCTGATGTAAATATGGAAGACAACTTTGTAGAAGTGAAATAACGTATAACAACATATAAAAATAAATCCCGCAGATGATTCCGCGGGATTTGTTGTTTCAAGAATATTTCCATTCACTTGGCCATTCCGGCACAAGTCTAATGATGGATTTTCCTACATCATTTTCTAAAATTGCACCTGATTAAAAAGTTTAAATAATTTGTATTGATTTATTGAGGTGAGATTAATAGAAATAAAGCTCGTCTGGTTCCGTGCAATGTTGTTTTGAATAAGGAAGAAATATAAAGGGCTTTTCTATGATTTTTTGTAAAGATTACTGAATGCCAAACTGCTGTACCATCCAGTGATTAGCATGGTTTTTAATAAGGTCTTTTTTCAGAACCTCATCTTTGGTATTTAAGTAGCTGTATACTTTTAAAGGAATGGAATCAGGATACTCCTTTAATCCGTTAGCTACCGTAATTTTTGCTTCTTCTTTCTTTTGACCGCTGTCCAGAGCCTCAGCTTTATAGATATAAATGATAGCCGGGATTTTTCCATAAACATTTTTGGTTTCATTTTCCAGCAGGTTCATTGTTTCCATCTGGAATTCAGGATTAGCTGCTTTTCCTGCCATTACAGTCTGGCTGATATGCTGTTGATACATCAGGAAAAGAAAAAGCAAATGAAGGTTTTTGGTATTGGGATCAGAAGCCGCTTTTTCAATCTTATGTATGGTTTCGGGGGTGATCTCATCATCATCAGCCTGAAGGCTCTTCTGATAAAACTCATCCATAAGATCATAGACTGTTTGATCATTAGAGTCAATACTTGACTGACTTTTTATTTTCTGAAATGTTTCTTTTATTTGTAGACTTGATTGTGCAAAAGCGGTCAAGCTGAAGCATAAGAAAATAGCCAGAATCAGATTTTTCATAGAGCGGTTCAAATGTTTTCCGCTTAAATATACTCATTTGTTCCAGAACTGAAAAAAGAAATAAGAAGGGCATCATAATTTAGTGGATAATCCAAAGGTTGTTTTTCCTAAAATGATTAATTTTAGGGCTGCAAAATTAACATAGGATTTCTTCTCTTTCTATTACAGAATGACCAGAAATTTCTTTTGAAAAATATGTCAATGAATTCAATCGTAATCAACGTAGGAAACAGTAATATCAGATTTGGTCTTTTTGATGATGATAATTGTGATATTTCTTGGGTAATCAATACAAAACCATACAGAACGGCGGACGAATTATACGTTCAGATGCTGATGCTTTACCAGACGTATAAAATAGAACCAAAAGAAATCCAAAAAGTAATTATTGGTTCTGTGGTACCCCAGCTCACCAAAGTGATGAGTGCTGCCATAAAAAAGATTCACAAAGTAAGTCCTGTAATTGTTGACAGTACAACGCCGTCAATTGTTCAGGCAAAATCTAAATCAAGAGGAACGGATATTTATGCCAATCTTGTAGCGGCTCATATGCTTTATCCTGGAAGAAAGAAGATTGTTTTAGACTTCGGAACAGCACTTACGGCAAGTTGTATTTCGGAAACCGGAGAATCTTTGGGTGTTATTATTGCCCCGGGCATTATTACTTCTCTGAATTCTTTAATCAGCCAGACTGCCCAGCTTCCGGAAATTGAGCTGAAGAAGCCTAAAACTGTTTTAGGATTGGATACGGTAAGCTGTATGCAAAGCGGTATGGTATACGGATTTTTAGGAATGGTAGAGGGCTTTATTGACAGAATAAATGATGAGGTAAATGACGATTGTTTTGTCATTGCAACAGGGGGTGTATCTCATGTCTATAAGCCTTTGACGAATAAAATTCATTTAATGGACAGGCTCCATACGTTAAAAGGACTTTATTTTCTGGGAAAAGATTTATAAATTTATCATATTAAGATCCGGGTTGAGCATAAGCAGATCCGTTGTCTTAGTTTCAACTGTAATATAATGAACAGATTTCCGACCTTAGAAACAGAAAGGCTCATTCTCTCACAATTGGAGGAGAAAGATATTCCTTTTATTGTTGAATATCTTCAGCATAGAATTTATTCCGATCTTACGTCTAATATCCCTTATCCTTACACAGAGAATGATGCCAGATTTTGGCTGACAATATCTCAGGAAGCTTTTGATGAGCAGATAGGATATACTTTTGCTATCCGTAATAAAGAAGGTCAGATTATAGGGGCTATCGGCCTTCATGACAGGGAAGATGATAAAGCGGAATTAGGATACTGGATGGCAATTCCTTACTGGAATAAAGGATATGTAACGGAAGCAGCAAAAGCAATTGTGGATTTTGGTTTTAAAGAGATGGGACTCAATAAAATTTTTGCTACTCATTTTCCACACAATCCTGCCTCTGGAAAAATCATGGAGAAAATAGGAATGGAACAGGAAGCTGTTTTAAGACAGCATGTCAAAAAGGACGGAGAATATCATGATCTTGTCATGTATGCTATTTTTAATCATAGAGACTGAGTACGTTAAATATTTCAATGCGATAAAAATAAAAGTCAGAGAATATTTCTACATTCTCTGACTCTTTTATTATCTAAATGACTTTATGTATTCTTAAAGATCTCCTGTACAAGAATCGCATTCTACCAATGGATAAACCCATGTACCATTAGAATCCTGGAAAGGCTGATTTCTGCATCCGATTTTTCTTACGCCATTGCTGTCTGTGTAAAAACATTGGTCAGGGCGGATACCTCCGTTAATTTTTGCTGTTTCTTTTCTTGATAATTTTTTCATAATATTTTAATTTGATTGTGATCAAATATACTTAATTATTCAATAAATCATATTTATTTTATTGGTTTTTCAAGTTTTTATGAAAAATAATTCTCTTTAAGGGGAGCCGCGTTATCTCTTACTTTTAAAAAAATCTTTAACAATCGTAGAACATTCTTTTTCCATGATTCCGGTTATCATTTCAGTCTTTGGATGTAAAGTAAGGTGTTTGTTGATAAACCCTCTTTGTTCATCTCTCGCTCCAATCACTACTTTTGAAATTTGAGACCAGGATAAAGCTCCGGAACACATTACACAGGGTTCCATTGTTACATATAGAGTGCAGTCTTTTAGGTATTTGCCTCCAAGGAAATTGGCAGCAGCAGTGATAGCCTGCATTTCTGCATGAGCAGTCACATCGTTTAATGTTTCGGTAAGGTTGTGAGCCCTTGCAATAATGCGGTTGTTAGAAACCACTACACATCCGATGGGGACTTCATCTTTTTCTAAAGCGGCTTCTGCTTCCTGCAGTGCCATTTTCATATAGTACTCGTCGGTAAACATTTAATCTGTTATTGTTAAAGTTAAGGGAAGTGTAAAGCGATAAATGGCAGGATCACCTTTTATGACTGCAGGAGAAAATTTTTCTGCCAGAGAATATAATGCAATTTCCGCTTGTCTGTTGAACGTGAAGTTATCACCCTGCGCATGAACATTGCTGACGCTTCCATCTTTTTCTACCATAAAAGCAACATCTGTCTTTATTGTTTTTTCCTGAGAATATACTCCGTCAACATACAGCAGATTGGCGACTTCCTGTCTCAAAGAATTGAGCCCTCCTGGATAATCGGCAACTTTTTCTATATCGGGAAGCTTTTCAGATGAGATTGCTTTGAGACTATTAATGGAACGAAGATCTTCTAAGTTTCGGACTTTCACCAACGCTCCAATTAATGCATTGTTTTCAATACTGTCCATTTTTTTCATAAAAAAAAGAAAATCACCTTTTATAGCAGATTTTTTTAAGGTATTGGATTCTTCATCAAATTTTTTCTTAAACTCTTTATTCAGCATACTTCTATGCTGATTATAATAGTTTTTCACAAGCCGGAATTCTTCTTTTTGCTGTGACAGACAAAAGGAAGAAATAAAACAGGCAAGGCAGATGAATAAAGTTCTCAATAGGCTATATTTATGTAAATATAACAAAAAAAATGAGATGTGATCGTATATATCAACTCTCCAGATATCGGTTCAGCGACTCCTGCAAATGAGTACGGATATCATCAACTAAACATTTAGGTTCCAGTACGGTAACTTCTTTTCCATAAGATAAAATTTCCTGCATAAAGTCATAGGTAGGGTGGAGGAAGAACTCAAAATAGATCTCTTCAGGTGTTTCTTTGGTTTCTTTCTGCGACTGATGAAGAGGGAAACTTTTGATATACTCTCCCTGATGGCGGCTGCATTTTAATACAATTTTCTCCGGTTTTTGTTCCGTCAGGTTCATAACACCAAATGCATTTTTGAAATGCTCTCTGAAGTTGTATTTGTACTTTTCTCTAAACTGATTCTTAGCCACATCCAGATAATTGATTCTGTCAAGCCCGAATGACTTCAGAATTTTGTCTTTGGTATCAATAGCGATGAGGTACCAGCGGTCTTTGGATTCTTTCAATGCCAAAGGATGTACCTTTCTGGAGGTCATCAGTTTGTTTTTGTAATTATAGTGCTCAAAAGTCACAACTCTTTTATTTCGGATGGCAAAGAAGAGGTCATAAAAATTTTCCACGCCAGTAGGTTTGCGGCTTTCGAAAAAGATAAAATCGGAAAAATTGGGATGGGTATTCATGGCATTGCTCACCTGGAATGATTCCAGTAGTTTTTGGTTGTATTCATCCACTTCCATGATCGGGCGGCTTTCAATATAATACCTGTTGTCCCCCTTTTTTTTATTATGAATAGAAAGATTGAAAAGATCAGAAATTTCACGAATATCCCTTTGCAGAGTACGGATAGAGTAGCTCTTGATGTCCGCATCCTGGAATTCAAAAGAGTTTAAAAGATAGTCCTCCAGCTGAGAATAGGTAGCCGGAGAACTTTCTAATCTTTTAATAATTAAGGCATATCTTGTCAGATAAAAGTCTTTCTTCATAGTAAAGTTTTGTAAGACAAATATATGTGCTTAATGCGACAAAAGGTGTCGTGTTTTATTTTTTTATTATAAACTTATTGCCCGTAATCTATGAAGGAACTCTTATTTATGAACATATGGAATGAAGTAGGAGTAACTTCTATCTTTGAAATAGGACTATTGGAAATAACAAAAGTGGTTTTATTATTTTGTTCATTTTCTGTAAATGGCTTCCCTTGCAAATTAATTTTTACCATATCTTTGAAAACCTGAGAAGGTGTTTGAAACTCCATAAATAAGTTATCCAAATATTCAGTATTTCCTCCGAAGTCAGTTTTTACACCATCTTTAAAATCGAATTGTATTTTTTTGATATCTTTTCTTTTTGATGATTCTTTTTTTGTTTTCATGTCATAATCTACAATTCCTGTCCAGATAGGTAAAGGATTTGCATACTTTTCCTTAAAAATTAGTATTAAAGTAGAAATTAATTCAGAGAGAGAGCATTTTAATAATAATTCTTCCAATATCTCTTCTTTATTTAAATTCTCCATTGCTTTGGGGTCATACTTTTGTTGATCTAATACAATAGCTCTGTATTGTTTTGGTGTTACATAATATAACACATCATAATCTTTTTTTGTTATCATTTTATAATTTTTTATAATGAATATATTCAACCCTGTTTTTTAATTTCATATGTTTTAACGGATTTCTGTAATATTAAAATCGTTTTTCATGATCTTATTTATAAGACGAATATATGGGCTTAATGCGACAAAACGTGTTGTGTTTTATTTTTCCCAGGCATAATTTCCATTTTTATCAATCTCAATCTAAGATTCCTCAGGAAAGATTAATATGGATAAAGGTTTTCCATCTTTATCATTTATCATTATTATGTAATTTTCATACATTTCATTAGGAGGGAACCCTTTTGAATAATCATACCATCCATCCCAATAATCCATATTCAATTTATTATCTTTATCTTCTTTCTTCCAAAAATTTAATTTTATAGGGTACTGATCGTTATGATCTAATTTTAAATCTTGATAAACCTTTGCTATGGTTTTTTTATCTGGACTTCTGTATGTTTCATGATGATCGGGTTGAGTACATTAAAATGAGTTGATAATATATAGCCAGCCTAAGATATGCTTTCTACTGAGCAAAATAATAAAAACAGCAGTAAAGTTACTGCTGTTTTCGTCCAAGAGTTTTACTTTCTGTGTTTTATATTTTTAAGGTACTTTGGTTATTTGTAATCAAAACGGTCTTCGTCCGGATACCAGTAGAGGTCTAAACTTGGTGTCATTGTTCCATTTTCATAAGATTTTATGTTGTCCTCTAAAGTTCCCAAAGAACCAAAGCTTACTACTCTTTCCGTTTCTTTTTCCACTATAAAAGGCCCTGAGCCGACAAGAGCTGCAGTAGATCTCCTTTTAAAATATATTTTTTAGAATTGAAAAAAAAATATTACCATATGGCTTGTTTAAAATGGCATTAGGAATAATCATCGTCTCAATATTCTTTGCCACTATTTTTCTAATAAAACGGTCTGCTATTTCTAGCATTTCTTTGTCTGTTAGCATAAATAAGATATTTTTTATTTTTCATGAGCTTCTGTATGGAAATCCGATAATCATGTAGAAATAATAACTATAAAAGAGATTTTGTTTACATATTCACAGGGTCAAAAAAACCATCTTCATCTTCTTCCAATTGCAATAATTTATTTTTATCACTTTTATAAAGCTCGATATTTTCCTCTACAGAAATAGCGGTCATCATACAGTATACATTTAGTGTTTCTTTATCAATAATAACAGGTCCGTTTCCGGCCAATGCATTAGAAAAATCATTGTTTACATCTTTTAGTTGCCAATAAAATACCCATCCAAAAGGATGCTCTTGTGTAAGATTATCATATATAATTATATTGGGTTTTCCCAAATCGTCCAAATTCGAAGGTTATTTTCATAATCTACAAATCGCTGCATTTTTGCCTTTGCTTGTTCTTTTGTATACATGATATTTTATGTTCGTAAGAATTGATAATTCTTTTAAACTAATTTTTTTTAATTGTCTATCAAGAAACTTAATTACTCTTTTTTATTTTATTGGTGACATTAAAATATTCTTTTCAATTTTTGCCATTTAGAAGAAACTCTTCCAGCTATTAATAGTAGCTGGAGAAGTTTTTATCTTTTAATAATTAAAGCATCCTTATCAGATGAAAATCCATTATGATCTTATTTTATAATATGGATTTAATGATACAAAATATAACGTGCTATTCTTTCTATTTATCCAGTTTATGATTATATGTATTAATAGAATTTTGGATATATTCAGTAAAGCTATTAGCTATTTTTCTATGAAATTCTTTCGAGTCCATACTGTCATCCGTATATCCTTCCATATCAAGCCCATAAACGGGAGGATTGTCTCCTTCATCAAAAAATATATAATGGATGTAAATAGAACCATCAGACTCTGCAATTGTCCAGAAATCTCGCTTAATTATATTTTGTAATCCATAATCTTTTAATTGTTCTTTGGCATTTTCATTTGCGGATTCCAAAAAATCAAAGGTTCCTCCTAAACCTGTATTTGAGTTATGAATAGGATAAAAGTGCTTTCCCGTTAATTCCAAAAATTCTTTATAAGCTTTTGGAAATTCTTTATTAATTTTTATTTCCAATTGATTTATTGAAGCAAGAGAAACATTGCTATTGTTCCATTTATTTTTTATAAGATATTCATTAAGTTCTTTAAAATATTGTAAGCTCATAATAATATTATATTTTTAGTGTTTATGTTTTTGTAAGAACATTTCAAAAGTTTCATTATTGTAGACGGGCTCAATAATATTTTTACTGTTTTTATACATAGGCCTTGCTATCGTAATTTGAGATTTAGGGTAAGTTATTGCACGGCTGAGAATTTCTCTTTTACAGACATTACATGGATCATAAGTAGTGAGAATTCTTAATTTTATTTCTAATTTTTCTATATCAATATTATGTTCTGTTGCAATTCTAGCAATATCTTCATCGACTAATGCTGTAATTTTTACTTCTGAATCATCAATTCTTGATCTGGCAGGTTTTAGGGCACTGTCTTTAAAAAATTCGCCTTCAACATTTTCTACTGTTTTTTCAATGCCTTTTCCATTACTCATCAAATCTTTTTTAGAGGCACTTGCCCAATAATCTTGCTTAGAAAAAATTACTCGGCCATTATGAGTTATTTCCAATTCGGCATTTGCAATATTTGTAAATTGAGCTTTTCCACTTTTTAATTTTGTT
This genomic window from Chryseobacterium sp. MEBOG06 contains:
- a CDS encoding nucleoside deaminase: MFTDEYYMKMALQEAEAALEKDEVPIGCVVVSNNRIIARAHNLTETLNDVTAHAEMQAITAAANFLGGKYLKDCTLYVTMEPCVMCSGALSWSQISKVVIGARDEQRGFINKHLTLHPKTEMITGIMEKECSTIVKDFFKSKR
- a CDS encoding helix-turn-helix transcriptional regulator, which gives rise to MKKDFYLTRYALIIKRLESSPATYSQLEDYLLNSFEFQDADIKSYSIRTLQRDIREISDLFNLSIHNKKKGDNRYYIESRPIMEVDEYNQKLLESFQVSNAMNTHPNFSDFIFFESRKPTGVENFYDLFFAIRNKRVVTFEHYNYKNKLMTSRKVHPLALKESKDRWYLIAIDTKDKILKSFGLDRINYLDVAKNQFREKYKYNFREHFKNAFGVMNLTEQKPEKIVLKCSRHQGEYIKSFPLHQSQKETKETPEEIYFEFFLHPTYDFMQEILSYGKEVTVLEPKCLVDDIRTHLQESLNRYLES
- a CDS encoding SMI1/KNR4 family protein, whose translation is MSLQYFKELNEYLIKNKWNNSNVSLASINQLEIKINKEFPKAYKEFLELTGKHFYPIHNSNTGLGGTFDFLESANENAKEQLKDYGLQNIIKRDFWTIAESDGSIYIHYIFFDEGDNPPVYGLDMEGYTDDSMDSKEFHRKIANSFTEYIQNSINTYNHKLDK